The following coding sequences lie in one Micromonospora sp. R77 genomic window:
- a CDS encoding cellulose binding domain-containing protein has protein sequence MLRHRSVLGALAASAMLVATAATVWSGSLGASAAAAEVGAAAATAGCGKAPTLASGTRTITSSGKTRTYILRVPDNYDSNHPYRVVFGFHWLGGTATDVATGQTVTRDVWSYYGLQRLANNSTIFVAPQGFNNGWANSNGEDITFVDDMVRQLDAGLCVDTTQRFAVGFSYGGAMSYSIACSRPTMFRAVAVQSGGVLSGCSGGTQPIAYLGVHGIRDGVLNISGGRALRDRFVRNNGCTAQNPPEPTQGSLTHRVTTYSGCSAGHPVAWAAFDEGHIAAPQDGATGDSGYRTWVPGVVWSFFTQFEGSTPTPTPTTTPTPTPTTPTPTPGGAACRVSATVNAWGNGLTEDITVTNTGTSTINGWSLVFTLPGGQSIVSGWNATYSPNSGQVTARNVDYNGTIAPNASVNLGFQANHTGSTAKPSSFTLNGATCSVA, from the coding sequence ATGCTCAGACATCGATCAGTGCTCGGGGCCCTCGCGGCCTCGGCGATGCTCGTCGCCACGGCGGCCACCGTGTGGAGCGGCAGCCTCGGCGCGAGCGCGGCGGCCGCCGAGGTCGGCGCCGCCGCGGCGACCGCCGGGTGCGGCAAGGCACCCACCCTGGCGAGCGGCACGCGCACGATCACCAGCAGCGGCAAGACCCGCACCTACATCCTCCGGGTGCCGGACAACTACGACAGCAACCACCCCTACCGGGTGGTCTTCGGCTTCCACTGGCTCGGCGGCACCGCCACCGACGTGGCCACCGGGCAGACCGTCACGCGGGACGTCTGGTCCTACTACGGCCTGCAGCGGCTGGCGAACAACAGCACCATCTTCGTGGCGCCGCAGGGCTTCAACAACGGCTGGGCCAACAGCAACGGCGAGGACATCACCTTCGTCGACGACATGGTCCGTCAGCTCGACGCCGGTCTCTGTGTCGACACGACGCAGCGCTTCGCGGTGGGCTTCAGCTACGGCGGGGCGATGAGCTACTCGATCGCCTGTTCCCGGCCCACCATGTTCCGGGCGGTCGCGGTCCAGTCGGGCGGGGTGCTGAGCGGCTGCAGCGGCGGCACCCAGCCGATCGCGTACCTGGGGGTGCACGGCATCCGGGACGGGGTGCTCAACATCTCCGGCGGGCGGGCGCTGCGCGACCGGTTCGTCCGCAACAACGGCTGCACCGCGCAGAACCCACCCGAGCCGACCCAGGGCAGTCTGACGCACCGGGTCACCACCTACTCGGGCTGCTCGGCCGGGCACCCGGTGGCGTGGGCGGCGTTCGACGAGGGCCACATCGCGGCCCCCCAGGACGGGGCCACCGGCGACAGCGGTTACCGGACGTGGGTACCGGGCGTGGTCTGGTCCTTCTTCACCCAGTTCGAGGGCAGCACGCCGACGCCCACCCCCACCACCACCCCCACGCCGACCCCGACCACGCCCACCCCGACCCCGGGCGGCGCCGCCTGCCGGGTGAGCGCGACGGTCAACGCGTGGGGCAACGGCCTGACCGAGGACATCACGGTCACCAACACCGGCACCAGCACGATCAACGGGTGGTCCCTGGTCTTCACCCTGCCCGGCGGCCAGAGCATCGTCTCCGGCTGGAACGCCACCTACTCGCCCAACTCCGGGCAGGTGACGGCGCGCAACGTCGACTACAACGGGACCATCGCCCCGAACGCCTCGGTGAACCTGGGCTTCCAGGCCAACCACACGGGCAGCACCGCGAAGCCGAGTTCGTTCACCCTCAACGGGGCGACCTGCTCGGTGGCCTGA